Proteins co-encoded in one Bacillus sp. FSL H8-0547 genomic window:
- a CDS encoding bifunctional adenosylcobinamide kinase/adenosylcobinamide-phosphate guanylyltransferase, with protein sequence MLTFISGGARSGKSRLAEQMAADAAGDRKPFYMATALKSEMPERISIHQLDRGNRWITIEEPLHIDLAAGNLPDSAVVLIDCLTVWTSNVMFSEHLSIEETAARFNNLLSISKRKNLNLYLVSNDVNEGIPLKNKGIDHYIQCLESVHKLAVHAADDVYEVLCGLPVVWKKDGQYPEGIWGGNNQ encoded by the coding sequence ATGTTGACATTTATTTCAGGAGGAGCCCGGTCAGGTAAAAGCAGGCTCGCTGAACAAATGGCAGCGGACGCCGCAGGGGACAGGAAGCCATTTTATATGGCCACTGCCTTGAAAAGCGAAATGCCAGAACGCATTTCCATTCATCAGCTGGACAGAGGAAACAGGTGGATAACAATCGAAGAGCCGCTGCACATAGACCTGGCAGCCGGAAATCTTCCTGATTCAGCTGTTGTTTTAATTGACTGTCTGACAGTCTGGACAAGCAATGTCATGTTTTCAGAGCATTTGTCTATTGAGGAGACAGCAGCCCGTTTCAACAACCTGCTGAGCATTTCTAAAAGAAAGAACCTTAATCTGTATCTAGTATCAAATGATGTAAATGAAGGAATTCCTTTAAAAAACAAAGGAATAGATCACTATATTCAATGTCTTGAGTCGGTTCATAAACTAGCTGTCCATGCGGCGGATGATGTTTATGAAGTCCTATGCGGCCTGCCGGTTGTCTGGAAAAAAGATGGTCAATACCCTGAAGGGATCTGGGGAGGAAATAATCAATGA
- the cobS gene encoding adenosylcobinamide-GDP ribazoletransferase, giving the protein MKQVFHGGILALQFLTRIPLKIECGTDEKTLKWALRFFPGSGLVIGACMFVLFQLLNDILPVSMLALLLISVWVYLSGGLHLDGVMDVADAAGSNGDVEKKREILKDSRAGSFAVLAVIFLLGWKLLIVHNLLPLDQTGMYLIVIPILSRFQVLMHLYGFKAFQTGGMASFWKQHLSMKELIIAACWLLPFMAFNWIVGLMFLLQILFCFLFGRWSQKQFDGINGDTAGASIEGAEIWNLGVLYSFFLFGMV; this is encoded by the coding sequence ATGAAACAAGTCTTTCACGGAGGAATTCTTGCTCTGCAGTTTTTGACGAGAATACCGCTCAAGATCGAGTGCGGCACGGATGAAAAAACACTAAAGTGGGCTTTGCGTTTTTTTCCTGGTTCGGGGCTAGTCATAGGAGCCTGCATGTTTGTGCTTTTTCAGCTGCTGAATGATATCCTGCCAGTTTCCATGTTGGCGCTCCTGCTGATCAGTGTCTGGGTTTACTTATCAGGCGGGCTTCATCTTGATGGCGTCATGGATGTTGCAGACGCAGCTGGATCAAATGGTGATGTTGAGAAGAAAAGAGAGATTTTAAAAGATTCACGTGCAGGCAGTTTTGCCGTGCTGGCCGTGATTTTTTTATTGGGCTGGAAACTGTTGATTGTGCACAATTTGCTTCCCCTGGACCAAACAGGCATGTATCTGATTGTCATTCCCATACTTTCACGATTTCAGGTCCTTATGCATCTGTATGGGTTTAAAGCTTTTCAGACTGGCGGAATGGCATCCTTCTGGAAACAGCATCTTTCAATGAAAGAACTGATCATTGCCGCATGCTGGCTCCTTCCATTTATGGCGTTCAATTGGATAGTCGGCCTGATGTTTCTGCTGCAGATTCTTTTTTGTTTTCTTTTCGGCCGGTGGTCACAAAAGCAGTTTGACGGAATAAACGGAGACACTGCAGGTGCCTCTATTGAGGGGGCAGAAATTTGGAATCTGGGCGTACTGTACAGCTTTTTCTTATTCGGCATGGTTTGA
- a CDS encoding histidine phosphatase family protein, with amino-acid sequence MESGRTVQLFLIRHGLTQWNAERKYLGHSDIPVNSRSLEDYFPLKNVMHQYGTRKVYSSDLLRCRETAAFLFPSQPVTYDARLRELHFGEWEGRTYEELKHCSIYSSWLDNWESTGPPGGETGISFQERVSSFLREFLEGELDSAVIVTHGGVIRQIVSSFLNTPDFWHISAPFGKAVILNAEEREEGWTCISLSEEPAAGKEHL; translated from the coding sequence TTGGAATCTGGGCGTACTGTACAGCTTTTTCTTATTCGGCATGGTTTGACGCAATGGAATGCTGAAAGAAAGTATTTAGGACACAGCGATATTCCGGTGAATAGCCGTTCTCTGGAGGACTATTTTCCATTAAAAAATGTTATGCATCAATACGGCACTCGAAAGGTGTATTCAAGCGACCTCCTCAGATGCAGGGAAACAGCAGCCTTTCTTTTTCCCAGCCAGCCGGTAACATATGATGCCCGCCTCAGAGAACTCCATTTCGGGGAGTGGGAAGGCAGGACGTATGAAGAGCTGAAACATTGCAGCATATATTCCTCCTGGCTCGACAACTGGGAAAGCACCGGCCCTCCAGGCGGAGAAACAGGCATTTCATTTCAGGAGAGAGTATCGTCTTTTTTAAGAGAATTTCTTGAAGGAGAACTTGATTCAGCAGTAATCGTCACACACGGAGGAGTGATCAGACAGATTGTCTCTTCTTTTCTGAACACTCCGGATTTTTGGCACATCTCGGCACCATTTGGTAAAGCAGTCATTTTAAACGCTGAAGAAAGGGAGGAGGGATGGACGTGCATCTCATTATCGGAGGAGCCTGCAGCGGGAAAAGAGCATTTGTGA
- a CDS encoding bifunctional adenosylcobinamide kinase/adenosylcobinamide-phosphate guanylyltransferase, which translates to MDVHLIIGGACSGKRAFVKSRWPHAAWITAYSGDHMPDWKKVDDGPLVLEGFEQWIEKEDLTDLKEVRTQYSGFLNELLERKQETIIIMLEVGKGIVPVSENERRLRDVIGWIQQDAAALCTDVYSVWHGLVKKVK; encoded by the coding sequence ATGGACGTGCATCTCATTATCGGAGGAGCCTGCAGCGGGAAAAGAGCATTTGTGAAAAGCAGATGGCCCCATGCAGCATGGATTACGGCTTACAGCGGAGATCATATGCCTGATTGGAAAAAGGTCGATGATGGTCCTCTTGTTCTTGAAGGCTTTGAACAATGGATTGAGAAAGAGGATCTGACCGATTTAAAGGAAGTTAGAACACAATACAGCGGATTTTTAAATGAACTGCTTGAACGGAAACAGGAAACCATCATCATCATGCTTGAAGTCGGTAAAGGGATTGTGCCGGTCTCTGAGAACGAAAGACGCCTGAGAGATGTAATCGGATGGATCCAGCAGGATGCCGCTGCGCTATGCACGGATGTTTACAGCGTGTGGCATGGACTTGTAAAGAAGGTAAAATAA
- a CDS encoding MFS transporter, with the protein MENSLTEAMPAKGTPSGNLFKNRIVLAIMGSNFLLQLGIWIRNFAILLYVTELTNNDPVYVSLISIAEFAPIFIFSIIGGTFADRWKPKLTMVWCDVLSAVSIFVVLLTLVYGSWHAIFFATLVSAILSQFSMPSAMRLLKQHVPEDQLQSAMAIFQSLMAVFMVIGPVIGTIVYQSYGIYTSIIVMGVMFLLSAAVLTFLPRDLEKVKSDDETSFKKELADGFRYVIGKKVLTTMGGVFAVCGLAVGLISPLMIFITIENLGLTKDYLQWLIMANGIGMLAGGGIVIAFSKKISPQKLLALGIFSSMIFTISIGWSTSFPLTIGLQLLNGFFFPCIHIGINTLILKNTDEAFVGRVNGVLNPLFMGMMVAGMSLSGLLKTPLTLSGVYTVSGILFLLGTMLIMPLFKLKDENVIAQQTVQVKES; encoded by the coding sequence ATGGAAAACAGTTTGACTGAAGCCATGCCGGCAAAAGGCACGCCTTCAGGAAATTTATTCAAAAACCGGATCGTTCTTGCGATCATGGGATCCAACTTCCTGCTGCAGCTCGGAATCTGGATACGGAACTTTGCCATTTTACTGTATGTAACAGAGCTTACGAATAACGATCCTGTCTATGTGTCGCTTATTTCCATTGCCGAGTTTGCACCAATCTTTATTTTTTCCATCATCGGCGGAACGTTTGCTGACAGATGGAAACCGAAACTGACGATGGTCTGGTGTGACGTACTGTCCGCTGTATCGATCTTTGTTGTTTTATTAACTCTTGTATACGGGTCATGGCACGCGATTTTCTTTGCAACGCTCGTATCCGCCATCCTGTCACAGTTTTCAATGCCATCGGCGATGAGACTGCTCAAACAGCACGTTCCTGAAGACCAGCTGCAGTCAGCAATGGCTATTTTCCAATCACTGATGGCTGTTTTTATGGTAATCGGTCCTGTCATTGGCACCATTGTGTACCAATCATACGGCATTTACACATCCATTATTGTCATGGGCGTCATGTTTCTGCTGTCCGCTGCTGTTCTGACGTTTTTGCCCCGCGATCTTGAAAAAGTCAAATCAGATGACGAAACAAGCTTTAAAAAGGAACTTGCAGACGGATTCCGTTATGTCATCGGCAAAAAAGTTCTGACGACAATGGGCGGAGTGTTTGCGGTTTGCGGTCTTGCTGTCGGCTTGATTTCGCCGCTGATGATTTTTATTACGATTGAAAATCTCGGTCTGACGAAAGACTACCTGCAGTGGCTGATTATGGCCAATGGAATCGGGATGCTTGCCGGAGGGGGAATTGTCATTGCCTTCTCAAAGAAAATTTCACCGCAAAAGCTGCTTGCTTTAGGTATTTTCTCAAGCATGATTTTCACCATCAGCATCGGCTGGTCCACAAGCTTTCCGCTGACAATCGGCCTGCAGCTGCTTAACGGATTTTTCTTCCCGTGCATTCACATCGGCATCAACACGCTGATCCTAAAAAATACAGATGAAGCATTTGTCGGCCGCGTCAATGGGGTTCTCAACCCGCTCTTCATGGGGATGATGGTTGCAGGCATGTCGCTGTCGGGACTATTAAAAACTCCGCTGACGCTTTCAGGCGTTTATACTGTATCCGGCATTTTGTTCCTGCTTGGCACGATGCTGATCATGCCGCTGTTCAAATTGAAGGATGAGAACGTGATTGCCCAGCAGACCGTTCAAGTTAAAGAAAGCTGA
- a CDS encoding SRPBCC domain-containing protein — translation MSVNKSAATVASRVEGKELIIERMFNAPRELVFRAYAEPDLLAAWWGPKGWSTANKRFEFEPGGVWHYCMRCEDKDQGDFYGMESWGIATYKEISVPEKIVYVDAFSDETGVVSEQMPEMVITMVFEDHGDTTKLVVKSQFATEEELKKVTEMGVVEGMSSQFECLDELLATLK, via the coding sequence ATGTCAGTAAATAAGAGTGCCGCTACTGTTGCTTCAAGAGTTGAGGGGAAAGAACTTATTATTGAAAGAATGTTTAACGCTCCAAGAGAACTTGTTTTCAGAGCATACGCCGAACCTGATCTGCTTGCAGCCTGGTGGGGTCCTAAAGGGTGGAGTACTGCAAACAAACGGTTTGAATTTGAGCCTGGCGGCGTCTGGCATTACTGCATGCGCTGCGAAGACAAAGACCAGGGTGACTTTTACGGCATGGAATCATGGGGAATTGCCACCTACAAAGAAATTTCGGTTCCTGAGAAAATTGTTTATGTGGATGCATTTTCAGATGAAACAGGCGTGGTTTCAGAGCAAATGCCGGAAATGGTGATTACGATGGTCTTCGAAGATCATGGTGACACAACAAAACTAGTCGTCAAATCCCAATTCGCAACTGAGGAAGAACTTAAAAAGGTGACAGAAATGGGCGTAGTAGAAGGAATGTCATCACAATTTGAGTGTCTTGACGAACTGCTCGCTACATTGAAATAA
- a CDS encoding nucleotidyltransferase domain-containing protein: protein MREQILEILHDIEETNDVKVLYACESGSRAWGFPSKDSDYDVRFLYIHKPEHYLSIDPVGVGSNRDVIERPINDLLDVSGWDLTKALKLFRKSNPPLMEWMKSPIVYYRAYSALERMAEIQDSVFTPQSAMYHYLNMASGNYRDYLQGSTVKIKKYFYVLRPVLAAKWIEEKNEFPPMEFQTLLELLPESPLKQEIHTLLARKIKGDELDKEPRIDVINSFLDAEITRLKLAAEQWKTVKKDPTAQLNELFRDMLKEVWDKR from the coding sequence ATGAGAGAACAGATTCTTGAGATTTTACATGATATAGAGGAAACAAACGACGTTAAAGTCCTCTACGCCTGTGAATCAGGCAGCAGAGCATGGGGATTTCCTTCAAAGGACAGCGATTACGACGTGCGGTTTCTGTACATACACAAACCAGAGCATTACTTAAGCATTGACCCGGTCGGAGTAGGTTCCAACCGTGATGTGATAGAAAGACCCATCAATGATCTGCTCGATGTTTCAGGGTGGGATCTGACAAAAGCGCTGAAGCTATTCAGAAAATCCAATCCGCCGCTCATGGAATGGATGAAGTCTCCGATTGTATACTATCGTGCCTATTCAGCCCTTGAGCGCATGGCTGAGATCCAGGACAGCGTTTTTACCCCGCAGTCTGCGATGTACCATTATTTGAACATGGCAAGCGGGAACTACAGGGACTATCTGCAGGGAAGCACCGTTAAAATCAAAAAGTACTTCTATGTGCTTCGCCCGGTGCTTGCAGCCAAATGGATTGAGGAAAAGAATGAGTTTCCGCCGATGGAATTCCAGACACTCCTTGAATTGCTGCCTGAAAGTCCTCTTAAGCAGGAGATACACACCCTGCTTGCAAGAAAAATAAAAGGAGACGAACTTGATAAAGAACCTAGAATAGATGTGATCAATTCGTTCCTTGATGCAGAGATAACCCGGCTGAAGCTCGCTGCAGAACAATGGAAGACAGTCAAGAAGGATCCCACTGCACAATTGAATGAACTTTTCAGGGATATGCTGAAAGAAGTTTGGGATAAGCGATGA
- a CDS encoding LAGLIDADG family homing endonuclease — protein MSASKNRKCLLESEEVIRLYKDGKSTSEIAKLAGVTAGSILNILSKHGVEMRPRGSWKRKYSLDEGYFKKWTPNMAYILGFILADGTIAKGTQSVIIAQKESEILERIKKELKTIQPLYKNEKTGVFLLNLNSKILKRDLIELHGVTSKKSLTIDFPDVPEEYMPHFIRGYFDGDGNIYSRGYMVSFVGGSLPFMEKLKEVFIKVGFDPYLVQKDKHVRLYISGRKTIKLFYEYIYNCSDIHLKRKFDLFPDKDLDAAELTDAPLKVNKKAVQDRKQKFIEAYRNSSSLDKACSICGISKTTYTQWIKKDKNFKDQL, from the coding sequence GTGTCAGCATCTAAAAACAGGAAATGTTTGCTTGAAAGCGAAGAAGTAATCAGGCTTTACAAAGATGGTAAGAGCACCTCGGAAATTGCCAAACTGGCAGGTGTTACAGCAGGGAGCATACTTAATATCCTTTCAAAACACGGGGTAGAAATGCGGCCGAGGGGGAGCTGGAAGAGGAAGTACAGTTTAGATGAAGGTTACTTTAAGAAATGGACACCCAATATGGCCTATATCCTCGGGTTTATACTGGCAGATGGTACGATTGCAAAGGGAACACAAAGCGTTATCATCGCTCAAAAAGAAAGCGAAATACTCGAAAGAATTAAAAAGGAACTTAAAACAATTCAACCTCTTTATAAAAATGAAAAAACCGGTGTTTTTCTTCTTAACCTCAACAGCAAAATCTTAAAAAGAGATTTAATTGAACTTCACGGAGTAACTTCAAAAAAGTCATTGACCATTGATTTTCCTGATGTTCCCGAAGAATACATGCCGCATTTTATTAGAGGTTATTTCGATGGTGACGGCAACATCTATTCCAGAGGGTATATGGTTAGTTTTGTAGGGGGTTCACTTCCTTTTATGGAGAAATTGAAAGAAGTTTTTATCAAAGTGGGATTTGATCCTTACTTAGTTCAAAAAGATAAACATGTAAGACTTTATATAAGTGGAAGAAAAACGATCAAACTATTTTATGAGTACATTTACAATTGCAGTGACATTCACCTTAAACGTAAGTTTGATCTTTTCCCAGACAAAGATCTTGATGCTGCTGAATTAACCGACGCTCCATTAAAAGTGAACAAAAAAGCCGTACAAGACAGAAAACAAAAGTTTATTGAAGCTTACAGAAATTCAAGCTCACTTGATAAAGCATGCAGTATTTGCGGGATAAGCAAGACAACTTATACTCAATGGATAAAAAAAGACAAGAACTTCAAAGATCAACTATAA